Genomic window (Leptospira bouyouniensis):
AGCAGGTGATACGATGACTCCAACCAAAATCAATGTAATCTTTTTTTGGATCATTCAGATCCCTTTGGCGTATACACTCGGGAAATATTTTAATTTCGGTTATAGTGGTGTGTTTTGGGCAATGATGTTGTCTGAAACTTCTGTTGGTGTATATACTTTATGGTTATTCACCAAAGGGAAATGGAAAGAAACAAAAGTCTAATGAAATTTCGGTGAACGTATATGAATCAAAAATTGCCTGCAAATATCGATGAATATATCAATTCTTTTCCAAAGGATGTACAATTGATTCTTTCTAATATCAGAAAGGTCATTCGAAAAGTGGCACCAAATGCGACTGAAGCAATGAGGTATGCAATTCCAACATTCATAGAGAACGGAAATCTTGTTCATTTTGCTGCATTTAAAAAACATATTGGTTTTTATGCTCTTCCTTCTGGGAATCTCGCTTTCCAGAAGGAAATTTCAAAATATAAAAATGGGAAAGGATCGATTCAATTCCCTCTGGATGAACCTATACCATATACCTTAATCAAAAAAATAGTCCAATTTAGACTAAAAGAAAACTTAGGGAAAATAAAGAAAAAAGTTCAAAAAAAAAAGGCTATAAAATTAAAACATCCAATCACAAAGAAGTAATCAATTCAGATTCGTTTTTATTTCGGTATTATTATTTCCTATTTTAGTTTCTCAAAATCATAAAATCTTATTTGAATTTACAAAATTTAGATTTTGTTTTCTAAGTTAACCCTTTAGTGTTCATAACGAGGTACATAAGTGGAGTTTGAGAATCGAAGTATTTTGTATTTATGGAACAGTCGTGTTATGTTTGCAACGAACAATATGCAGACAGATTTTCATTCACATTATGCAGCCACATTAGCAATTTCATTAGATAACAATATTACAATCGAAACTGAATTAGGAAAGGAAGAATATCGTGTTGCTTTAGTTGGACCAAATACTTATCATAGAACCGTTTCACCGGGTGTACAGATGATTGCATTATTGATTGATCCAGAAACATACGAATTTGGATCTATCTCTAAATCTATTTCTTCAGGCGAAGTAAAACGATTAGACATTCGAAAATTTTTACATCTAATCGAATCTTTAAAGTTATTGTATTATGGTGAGTTAAATAATTTAGAAGCAACACAACTTCAGCTTAAATTACTTAGGACTGTTTATCCTTTTGAAGAACTAAATATTTCAATCGACCCAAGAATACAAAAAATCGCTAAAAAAATTCGATTAGAAATTCCGAACAAAATTTTAATGAAAGAGCTTGGAAAAGATTTTTCAATTTCAGAAGACAGATTGATTCGATTGTTCAAAGAGAATCTTGGGATTCCACTCCGAAGGTATTTATTGTGGGTTCGCATTTTACGTGCTGTGAAAGAAATAAAAGAAGGAAACAATTTAACAGACGCTGCACATGCTGCCGGTTTTTCTGATTCAGCACATTTTTCGAGAACATTTAAGGAGAATTTCGGATTTATACCTTCACAATTTTTTGGTCATCTCAAAACCGCAGAAGTTAGATTTTGCGATTCGTTTGGTAACGAAGAATAAATTTAATAAATACCGGAATCATTCAAGCAAAGAAATCCAATGTTTGTTATTCTCTTTTCCTAATAAGGAAAAATAACAAATGCCCTTACTCCATGAAAAAGGATTCTTATCAAAAATATCCTCAAAACTTTCGAAGTTAAAATCAGAATCGATTCATATTCCTTCTCTCGAGGAAAAAAACGGTTTTTTAAAAGCACAAAAATTAGCATACGACTGTGTCACAACCATTGAAAAAGAAATGTTACCTGGTTGGACTGAAAAACAAACCACAAAACGTATGGATGAATATTTACGAGATCATGGAGTCAAAGTATTTTTACATAGACCGTTTGCTTGGTTTGGTGAACACGCAAGATTTGATGGATATAAACGATTCACACAATTTCATCCTAGTAACAAACGATTGTTAGAAGAAGAACCTTTTATCTTAGATGTGTCACCTGTTGTCGATGGGTATATTGGTGATATAGGTTATTCAACTTGTTTAGTTAAAAATCAAGAATTAGATTCTGGTATGAAATATCTTTTGAAACTTCGAGAGGAAATTCCAAAATATTTTTCATCTTCGATGTCTCCTTCAGAAATCTGGTGGAAAATCGATTCAGATGCTAAAAATTCAGGTTTCGATAATATACATTCTTTGTATCCATTTGCTGTTCTTGGCCATAGGGTTTATAAGGTAAACCTACCCAATATTTCTTTTCCATTATTACCTGTTAGTTTCGCAAGTTGGTTTAGTTTACAAGCTTCATATGAATTTTTATCTCATAAGGTTTTGCCCGAACTACTCACTCCTGATCACGAAGGTGAAAAAGTTGGTTTATGGGCAATTGAACCACATTTAGGTAAAGGCAAAACCGGATTTAAATTTGAAGAGATATTGGTCGTAGAAAAAGACAAATCCTACTGGTTAGATGATGAAGTACCACATGTTAAAAAATACCAATCTTTAAAGGAAACTATATGAAATATTTATTATGTACCAATTCAATTCTTTTGTTCTACTTTCTTTCATTTTTTGGATGTAATACAAACAACATTAAAATTGGGAAACCTTATCAACTGGGAAACGTTCCTATCTCAATCAAAAATGTAACAAAACCAGATCCGTTCATTGAACACTTAAATATTAGTTTTCCAGAGTTACCTGGGCATGATGATCTTATCTTTGATCAAAAAAATCAAGTTGCCTATGCCTCAGGAATGGATGGATGGATTTGGAAATTGGATTTCAAAACAAAATCTGCTGAAGCCTGGGTAAAACCTCCTGTGAATCCAGCAGGATTACAATTTTCAAACAATAAACAAGAATCTATCCTGACTTGTGCCTCACGGTTAGGTGGAATGGATTATGCAGATAAGAGTGGTGTTGGACTATATGAGATCAATATCAAAACAAAAACTGTACATCCTTTGATACTAAACTTACCAAAAATAGAAAAAGATGAATTTGAAATTGTTTATCAAGAATCAAAACGACCAATTTTTTCTCTAAATAAATTAAACGAATCAATTTCTAGAGCATTTTCATTATGTAACGATCTGGCTGTATCTAAAGATGGGAACAGAATTTACATATCAGAACCCTTTGAACGGCCTAACGCAGCCATGGGAAGTGGGGCAGTACCAGAAGCTATTGGATTATATCCACATGGTAAATTATGGATGTATGATCGAAAACATAATACAATTTCACTGATCATGAATGGATTTACCTTTGTCGATGGGATAGTCATTGCGTCTCATTCCAGTACGAAAGAGGAGTCTGTCATCATAACAGAAACAACAAAATTTAGAATCATCAAAGCAAATATAAGTGGCAAAAAAGAAGGAACTTTTGAAGTTCTGTTTGAAAATCTTCCTGGATTAGCTGATGGATTAGAACGAGATGCCAAAGGAAGGATCTGGGTTGGAATCATAAAACCTCGATCTGGTCTAATTAATTTTATTCACAACAATCCTTGGATAAAATCATTTTTGTTATCACTTCCACAAAAACTTTTACCGATTGCGAAAAAAACAGGAATACTCGTTTTGGACCCTTCAGGAAGCAATGCTTTGTACTACACATTACATGATGGATCAAAAATTAAGGATATCTCCGTTGCTGTCCCACATGAAGACATTATTTACCTCCCTTCGTTTGACAACTCTTCACATGGATTGTATTCCATTTCGATCAATAAATTTGAATTAGGCGAATCGAAATGAAAGTTTTAATAAAGTTTCTTATTCTAACTCGAATTAAAATTTTCTCATATTTTTTGATTATTCTATGTATCAATTTTTTAAATTGTAAAACACCAGAAGATTATTTTAAAAATCAAATCAAAGAGCCAATAGATCTTACTTATAATTCAAGTATTATTTCAATCAAATCAGAAGGAGATCCAATCAAACAAAATGTAACGATTAGTGGAAATCAATTACCAGCCCAAGATGAAATTTTACTACAGGAAGATTTAAATAGAGCATTTGTTGCATCTATCGATGGTTGGATTTGGAAAGTTGATTTAGTAACTAATATAGCAGAACCATATGTGAAAACTCCTCTTCTTCCAGGCGGGATGGTCTTCCACCCCAAGGACCAAGATATTATTTATATGTGTTTGTCTCGGGGCAAAGATCATTTAGATACGGTAAAAGATATCCCAGGAATTTATGAATTAAAAATATCCACAAAAAAAATTCGTAAAATTGGAACGCGAGTCCCATTAGCAAACAAATCAATTGAACCCAAGAAAGGACAAATAGGAACATTTTATCCATGGAACCAAGAGAAAAAATTTCGATTCTCTGATTTAAATGAAATCAATAGTCGGAATATTGAAAAAGCCGATGACATTGCCATTAGTAGAGATGGAGAACGAATTTATTTTACAGAGCCTTATGATCATCCAAATTCAATTTTAGGTGTAAGTTCTCAATCGAAACATGAAGTACTTACACTTGGTAGAAATGGCCATTTATGGAAATATGATTTAAAAGATAATACGGCAAGTTTGATCGCTCATCAATACACTTACCTCGATGGAATTTTGTTGGAATATTCTGATCAGAAATCCGAGTCATCCATTTTATTGAATGAACTTTCTATGTCTAGACTCATTCGACTTCACCTAACAGGAAATAAAATGGGAGAGGATGAGATTGTGATTGATGGCCTTCCAGGATTTCCTGATGGAATGGATCGCGATCCACATGGTAGAATTTGGATTGCCCTCCCCGTTGAAAGATCAAAATTAATTAATTGGCTACATAAACATCCATTTTGGAAACACCTTGTATTATACATTCCTGAAACATTATTACCTGTTTCTAAAAAGACAGGTATCCTTTCACTGTCGCCTAACGGAAATAAGCCTAATTATTTTGCAATACATGATGGAAGTTTATTTTCCCATATAATAGTTGTCGTTCCTGGAAAGAAAAAATTGTATCTGGCCGTTTATCAAGAGGGATTTAAAGGATTTGTTAGTATGCCGTACCCTAACAATATTTAAATGATAATATTGGGCGCCTCGCAAATGGATTGTATATATTTCTAACTTTATAAAGGCGATCCCGCTCTTCGTTCCAATCTTTCCCGTCGGGAAAGGATTTCCACTTCGATCGGTGGCGCTAAGATTTCATTCTCAGGGTACCTTTCATTACATATATGAATCAAATATGAACTTTTTGGATGAATTTTTTTTCGAATAACAAATTGGCTTTTTTATTTTGAGAAGTTGTGGTAAGTGGAAATCATTGGGTGGCGGGTCTAGTTCCCCTCCCTAAATCGGGCGGGGATACCTATACTCAATTGTGTACTCCCCCATACAAGTTTCATGGTTAGATCCTGTCCTCACAACGCTTCGAGGCACGGCGTCGCTAAGGCGAAAGCCATCGTGGCTTTCTTACTGTAACATTCGTTCCCTATGGGTCACTCATGTTCCAGCTCGCACCACTGTTCGAGTCACTCGGTTTGCTTAGAATGATTGGATTGTTGAAAGACTGTCATGCGGGCGAAGGGACTCGCCCTCTCCGCTGTTCGGACATCCTGTCCTCACAACGCTTCGAGGCACGGCGTCGCTCGATGAAAGCCATCGTGGCTTTCTTACTGTAACATTCGTTCCCTATGGGTCACTCATGTTCCAGCTCGCACCACTGTTCGAGTCACTCGGTTTGCTTAGAATGATTGGATTGTTGAAAGACTGTCATGCGGGCGAAGGGACTCGAACCCTCGCCAGAAGCTTGGAAGGCTGCTGTGCTACCGTTACACCACACCCGCGACGTATATACATAGTTTTGGTTGAGGGTTAAGGGTCAATGATTTTTGGTTCCAGAATGTGAGGGTGGAGGAAAATGAGTCTATGGCCCTCCCACAAGCACTCGAAAATTACCGAAAACAATATCGAAAAATTAAAATTTTCCAAGACATTTCATCCGTTCTCCATTGGGACTCGGAAGTGATGATGCCTGTCGAGGGTCGTGAATATAGGTCCAGCCAAATCGCCGCAGTTGCGGAACTCACCCATGAATGGATGACGGACAAATCATTTTTGGAACAAATCCAAAGTGCAAAACTATCTGTCAAAGACCTCCCTGAATCAGAAAGGCCAATGTGGAATCGTGAATTGGAAATTTTAATGGAGGAGAAAGAAAAAGCTGATAAGTTACCTTCAGAGTTTGTCGCCGATTTTGCAAAGTTAACAAATTTAGCTCATGCTGAATGGGCAGAAGCAAAAAAGGAAAAAAACTTCAAATTGTTTTCAAAACGATTAGAAGAACTTGTAAATTTATCAAAAAAACAAGCGGATTATTTTGGTTATACGACTGAACCGTATGATGCATTGTTAGATTCATATGAAAAAGGTGCCAAAGCAAATCAAATTCAATCCTTGTTTTCGGATCTAAAAAATTCGCTAATACCAATTGTAAGTAAAGCTCCTCATTTTGAAAGTCCCTTCAAAAATCCCATTTCTATCGCAAAACAAACCAAATTCTGCAATCGTCTTCCGGCAATCCTTGGACTTACAACAAAAGAATCTCGATTAGATATTAGCAATCATCCATTTTCGACAAGTTTAGGAAAAGGTGATAAAAGAATCACAACTCGTTATTCAGAATCAGATCCATTATCGTCCATCTTTGGTGTGTTACATGAAACCGGACATTCATTATATGAATCAGGTCTGTCAAAAATGCCTGACTGGCCAAATCCATTGACGGAATACTTAAGTTTGGGAATACATGAATCACAGAGCCGACTATGGGAAAACCAAGTTGGCCGCTCCTTACCATTTTGGGAATTCATGTATCCAATTTTATTGAATGATTTCGAAATGTCTGAAAAAGAACTCCCTTTTCAACAATTATACCAATACATCAATAGTACAGAAAAATCAAAAATTAGAGTAGAAGCTGACCAAGTAACATATAACCTTCATATCATTTTACGATTTGAAATTGAAAGAGATTTGATTAATGGTAAAATCCAAGTAAATGAATTACCTGAAATTTGGAATTCAAAAATGAAAGAAAGTTTCGGTATGACCATTGAAAATGATGCAGAAGGAGTTTTGCAAGACATTCATTGGTCGATGGGAGCATTTGGTTACTTTCCAACATATACATTAGGAAATATTTTTAGTGCTCAATTTTACAAAAAATTCACAGAAGAATATCCAAATTCGCATAACAAGTTTTCTGCGAATGGTGATTTTTCAGATTTATTAAATTGGTTAAGGAAAAACATCCACTCCAAAGGGAAAATTTTAAAAATAGAAAATTTGGTGCAGGAAGCAACTGGAGAATCTGCCAATGCAAAATATCTCATTTCATATTTAGAAGAAAAGGTAAAAGAAGTTTCAATTTCTAATTAATTGAAACGATAAAGGAAACAAAATGTCAGGATCAGAACAAGTATTAGAAAAACTAAGCCAACTTTCATATTTCGATAATTTAGCACTGTACTATTTGTGTAATGAAACACCACCTCAAACGTTAGCTTTGGCTTTTTTACAAATGGATGAAAAAATCGCAGGATCTATGTTAGGTGTATTGGATTTACAACGAAGAAAGTATGTCCATGAATTAATGGCTTTACAAAAAGATTCTTCGGAAGAGTCAAAAAAAGCCGCCGCAGAAGGATTACTACTGATTGCTGACGGACTCATTTCTCGAAATTTGATAAGCAAACAAGGTCAGTATTTTTTCGGAACCAAAAAATAATACATTCCCAAACTTAAGAAAATCCAACCCAATAAAAAACTCACTCCTCCAAAAGGAGTGATTGCTCCTAGGATTTTAATCCCTGTTATGGCAAGCGTATACAAGCTAAATGAAAAAACAAAAATCCCAGCTAAAAACAGCCAGGCAGAGATTTTAAAATACTTTTGGCTTTTTGTGGAAGCTTCATTCATTTCTGCCATTAACATAATCATAAATGTTAATATGGCAACGATAGTATGGTAAAAATGATAACGATTCCCTGTTTCAAAGGTTACCATAAGTTCAGGTGAGATGATTTTTTTTAATCCATGCGCTCCAAATGCGCCTATAGCAACTGCTAAAAATCCAGAGAAACAAATTAGTAAGATCAGTACTAAGTTGGATTGCTTCTTGACAAGTTTCATATTGAATACTTCCTATTGCCTATGACATCAGATCCATCCGGAAAGAATACTAAATTTGTACGAGTTTGGCGACAACTCAGCGTAGACGATGTGAAAAAACAATTACTTTATATTGATGATCTTTACGGAACCTGTGGGAATTGTAAAAAACTCGGACTCAATTATCTAAAGGACAAAAAATGCCCAGATTGTGGAATCACATTTAAATACTTAGCAACAAAGTTAAGTAAGGTGGGAGATATAGCTAAAATTCTTAGTAGAATTGAAAAAGAAGGATTAGATCTAACTTTGATAGAAAGAGAAGATTTTGAAAGATCCAGTGCCTCTGATGCAGCTCGAGATCTTTTTAAATCATAAAACAACTTTAAACCTCAGAATTTAAAAGACCAACCAAATTGTGCTGTTTTGTTATGTGCCGCAGTGTCTTCCCATGCATCAAATGCACGGACAGCACGTGTGACAGCCAATGCAGCAAAAATACCAACCGCATTAGGTGAATCCCAAACATTACCTGGCCCTTTTACATTTAACATGTTGTCATAAATATTCTTTTTTGGCA
Coding sequences:
- a CDS encoding M24 family metallopeptidase encodes the protein MPLLHEKGFLSKISSKLSKLKSESIHIPSLEEKNGFLKAQKLAYDCVTTIEKEMLPGWTEKQTTKRMDEYLRDHGVKVFLHRPFAWFGEHARFDGYKRFTQFHPSNKRLLEEEPFILDVSPVVDGYIGDIGYSTCLVKNQELDSGMKYLLKLREEIPKYFSSSMSPSEIWWKIDSDAKNSGFDNIHSLYPFAVLGHRVYKVNLPNISFPLLPVSFASWFSLQASYEFLSHKVLPELLTPDHEGEKVGLWAIEPHLGKGKTGFKFEEILVVEKDKSYWLDDEVPHVKKYQSLKETI
- a CDS encoding iron chaperone, whose translation is MNQKLPANIDEYINSFPKDVQLILSNIRKVIRKVAPNATEAMRYAIPTFIENGNLVHFAAFKKHIGFYALPSGNLAFQKEISKYKNGKGSIQFPLDEPIPYTLIKKIVQFRLKENLGKIKKKVQKKKAIKLKHPITKK
- a CDS encoding helix-turn-helix transcriptional regulator, with the protein product MFATNNMQTDFHSHYAATLAISLDNNITIETELGKEEYRVALVGPNTYHRTVSPGVQMIALLIDPETYEFGSISKSISSGEVKRLDIRKFLHLIESLKLLYYGELNNLEATQLQLKLLRTVYPFEELNISIDPRIQKIAKKIRLEIPNKILMKELGKDFSISEDRLIRLFKENLGIPLRRYLLWVRILRAVKEIKEGNNLTDAAHAAGFSDSAHFSRTFKENFGFIPSQFFGHLKTAEVRFCDSFGNEE
- a CDS encoding DUF423 domain-containing protein yields the protein MKLVKKQSNLVLILLICFSGFLAVAIGAFGAHGLKKIISPELMVTFETGNRYHFYHTIVAILTFMIMLMAEMNEASTKSQKYFKISAWLFLAGIFVFSFSLYTLAITGIKILGAITPFGGVSFLLGWIFLSLGMYYFLVPKKY
- a CDS encoding SMP-30/gluconolactonase/LRE family protein; amino-acid sequence: MKYLLCTNSILLFYFLSFFGCNTNNIKIGKPYQLGNVPISIKNVTKPDPFIEHLNISFPELPGHDDLIFDQKNQVAYASGMDGWIWKLDFKTKSAEAWVKPPVNPAGLQFSNNKQESILTCASRLGGMDYADKSGVGLYEINIKTKTVHPLILNLPKIEKDEFEIVYQESKRPIFSLNKLNESISRAFSLCNDLAVSKDGNRIYISEPFERPNAAMGSGAVPEAIGLYPHGKLWMYDRKHNTISLIMNGFTFVDGIVIASHSSTKEESVIITETTKFRIIKANISGKKEGTFEVLFENLPGLADGLERDAKGRIWVGIIKPRSGLINFIHNNPWIKSFLLSLPQKLLPIAKKTGILVLDPSGSNALYYTLHDGSKIKDISVAVPHEDIIYLPSFDNSSHGLYSISINKFELGESK
- a CDS encoding carboxypeptidase M32, which produces MALPQALENYRKQYRKIKIFQDISSVLHWDSEVMMPVEGREYRSSQIAAVAELTHEWMTDKSFLEQIQSAKLSVKDLPESERPMWNRELEILMEEKEKADKLPSEFVADFAKLTNLAHAEWAEAKKEKNFKLFSKRLEELVNLSKKQADYFGYTTEPYDALLDSYEKGAKANQIQSLFSDLKNSLIPIVSKAPHFESPFKNPISIAKQTKFCNRLPAILGLTTKESRLDISNHPFSTSLGKGDKRITTRYSESDPLSSIFGVLHETGHSLYESGLSKMPDWPNPLTEYLSLGIHESQSRLWENQVGRSLPFWEFMYPILLNDFEMSEKELPFQQLYQYINSTEKSKIRVEADQVTYNLHIILRFEIERDLINGKIQVNELPEIWNSKMKESFGMTIENDAEGVLQDIHWSMGAFGYFPTYTLGNIFSAQFYKKFTEEYPNSHNKFSANGDFSDLLNWLRKNIHSKGKILKIENLVQEATGESANAKYLISYLEEKVKEVSISN